The genomic interval ATGGAGAAATACTAAATAAGTATATAGATGAAGGGCTTTTAATAAGGGATTCAGGAAGGATTTTTCTAAGTGAAAAAGGCATAGAAATATCAAATATAATAATGGCTGATTTTCTATTATAAAATTAAAAATAGGTTATGGTATAAATTGAAGCAAATAAAAGAAAAATAAAGATATTAAAGAATAAATAAGGTAAAATTCAAAATTTTCATTTGAAATGATAAAAAATGGAATTGACAAAAAACTTGGTAGGTAATATATTAATAGTGTACTAGTTAGCACTCGTTCAGAGTGAGTGCTAATAAAGAGGTGAGATTAGTGATAGATGATAGAAAGCTTCAAATATTAAGAGCTATAATTCAAGACTATATATCAACTGGAGAGCCTGTTGGTTCAAGAACTATCGCTAAAAAATATAATCTTGGAGTAAGTTCAGCTACCATAAGAAATGAAATGGCTGACTTAGAGGATATGGGATTTTTAGAACAGCCTCATACTTCGGCAGGAAGAATTCCATCAAGCAGAGGATATAGATTATATGTTGATAGAATGATTGAATTCGAAAGATTGTCCTCTGAAGAGGAAGGGCTTATTAGAAGTTCAATAATAGATGGTACCTTGTACGAAGTTGATAAAATAATCAAACAAACTAGTGCTCTTCTATCGGAACTTACTAAAATGACTTGTATAGTAAAAGCACCTTCAGTACATAAGAGCTTTGTAAAATCAATTCAGCTTTTAAAAGTTGATGATGTAAGTATTTTATGTGTTTTAGTAACTGATAATGGTGTAATAAGAAATACAGTCATAAAAGTAAAGAGTGTTCCTATATCTGAAGAACTTATTAAAATTAGTAAGATAATAACTGAAAGGCTTAAAAACCTTACTATTGAGCAAATAAACTTAGAGGTTATTAGCAATCTCAATAGAGCTTTAAGCGGATATGAAGATATAGTAAATGCGGTTTTACCTGCTCTTTATGAGAGTTTAAAAGGTGATGAAACTTCTGAGGTATTCTTAGAAGGAACAATTAATATATTCAATTATCCTGAATATAATAATATTCATAAGGCAAAAGAGATTTTAGAGCTTTTACATGATAAAAAAAGTATTTCAGAACTTATAAGTGATAGTGATGATATGACTGTAAAAATAGGTGATGAAATATTTGTACCAGAAGCAAAGGAATGTTCCATAATATCAGCTGGATATCATGTAGGAGATAGATCTTTAGGTACAATAGCTTTAATAGGTCCTAGAAGAATAAATTATTCTAAAGTCTTATCAATCATGACTGAAGTTATGAAAGAGTTAAATGAAACTTTAAAGAATAAGTAAGTAAAAAAAGAGAAGAGGTGTGGCTGCTTTATGGTGGATAATAAAGATTTTAACGAAGAGTTAAAGGAAAATATCCAAGAAGAATTAGATAACGAAACAAAAGCTGAAAATCCTAATATTGATGAAGAGGTAGAAGAAGTTTCAGAAGATATTAAGGCTGATGAAAAAGTTATTGATTTTGAAGAATTAAAGGCTTTAAAGGAAGAAAATACTATGTTTAAAAGTAAAACAAAGAAATTAGAAAATGAATTAGAGGCCTTAAAAGATAGATTATTAAGAATATCTGCAGAGTATGAAAATTACAGAAAAAGAACAGATAAAGAAAAAGAAAGAATATATACTGATGCATGTGAAGATGTTTTAATCAAAATGCTTCCAGTATTAGATAACTTAGAAAGAGCCTTAGCTGTAGATGGAACTGTTGAAGATCTTAAAAAAGGTGTTGAAATGACAGTAAGACAATTTGAGGATGCTTTAGAAAAACTTCAAGTTGAAGAAATATCTACAGAAAATGGTTTTGATCCAGAATTACATCAAGCAATGATGGTTGTGGAACAAGAAGGCGCAGAGCCAAATCAAGTAGCTCAAGTATTCCAAAAAGGATACAAGAGAGGGGATAAGGTTATCAGACATTCAATGGTAACTGTAACTAAATAATTTAATTAGCATTTAACAGGTTTAAATTATAGATATTGTTAGAGGAGGAATTAACAATGAGTAAAATAATCGGTATAGATTTAGGAACAACAAATTCATGCGTAGCTGTTATGGAAGGTGGAGAACCAGTAGTTATCACTAACTCAGAAGGTGCTAGAACAACTCCATCAGTAGTTTCATTCCAAGCAAATGGAGAAAGATTAGTAGGTCAAGTTGCTAAAAGACAAGCAATAACAAATCCTGACAAAACAATAATGTCAATCAAAAGACACATGGGAACTGACTATAAAGTTAATATAGATGGAAAAGATTATACACCACAAGAAATATCAGCAATGATACTTCAAAAATTAAAAGCAGATGCAGAAGCTTACTTAGGAGAAAAAGTAACAGAAGCTGTTATCACAGTTCCAGCTTACTTCAATGATGCTGAAAGACAAGCAACTAAGGATGCTGGTAGAATCGCTGGTTTAGATGTTAAAAGAATAATAAACGAACCAACAGCTGCATCATTAGCTTATGGATTAGATAAAATGGATAGTGCTCATAAAATCTTAGTATATGACCTAGGTGGTGGTACTTTCGACGTATCTATCTTAGACTTAGGAGATGGAGTATTTGAAGTTGTATCAACAAACGGAGATGCTAGATTAGGTGGAGATGACTTCGACCAAAGAATTATAGATTATATAGCAGAAGACTTTAAAGCTCAAAACGGAATTGATTTAAGACAAGATAAAATGGCTCTTCAAAGATTAAAAGAAGCTGCTGAAAAAGCTAAAATTGAGTTATCATCATCAACTCAAACATTAATTAACTTACCATTTATAACTGCTGATGCAACTGGTCCAAAACACATAGATATGACATTAACAAGAGCTAAATTCAATGAATTAACTCATGACTTAGTTGAAAGAACAATCAACATAATGAAAGAAGCCTTAAAATCAGGTAATGTTTCATTAAATGATATAGATAAAGTAATCTTAGTTGGTGGATCAACAAGAATACCAGCAGTTCAAGAAGCTGTTAAAAACTTCACTGGAAAAGAACCTTCAAAAGGAGTTAACCCAGATGAGTGCGTAGCAATGGGTGCTGCTATCCAAGCTGGTGTATTAACTGGTGATGTTAAAGACGTATTATTATTAGATGTTACTCCATTAACATTAGGAATCGAAACTTTAGGAGGAGTTGCAACTCCATTAATCGAAAGAAATACAACTATCCCTGCGAGAAAGAGCCAAATATTCTCAACTGCAGCAGATAACCAAACTTCAGTTGAAATTCACGTAGTACAAGGTGAAAGACAAATGGCAGCTGATAACAAAACTTTAGGTAGATTTACTCTATCAGGAATTGCTCCAGCTCCAAGAGGAATCCCTCAAATAGAAGTTGCTTTCGATATAGATGCTAACGGTATAGTTAAAGTTTCAGCAACTGATAAAGCTACTGGAAAAGAAGCTAACATTACAATCACAGCTTCAACTAACTTAAGCGATGCTGAAATAGATAAGGCTGTAAAAGAAGCAGAACAATTTGCTGAAGAAGATAAGAAGAGAAAAGAAGCTATAGAAGTTAAAAACAATGCTGAGCAAACTGTTTACCAAACAGAAAAAACTTTAAATGAACTTGGAGATAAAGTTTCAGCTGAAGAAAAAGCAGAAATAGAAGCTAAAATCGAAGAAGTTAAAAAAGTTAAAGATGGTGACGATATAGAAGCTATCAAGAAAGCTATGGAAGATTTAACTCAAGCATTCTACAAAGTATCAGAAAAATTATACCAACAAAATGGTGGAGCACAAGGTCAAGGATTCGATCCAAACAACATGGGTGGAGCTAATGCTGGAGCAGGTGCTACAAACAACAACGATGACAATGTTGTAGACGCTGATTTCGAAGTTCAAGATGATAAATAATAATTAAAACTATCACAAGACTTAAAGCTT from Clostridium perfringens carries:
- the hrcA gene encoding heat-inducible transcriptional repressor HrcA — protein: MIDDRKLQILRAIIQDYISTGEPVGSRTIAKKYNLGVSSATIRNEMADLEDMGFLEQPHTSAGRIPSSRGYRLYVDRMIEFERLSSEEEGLIRSSIIDGTLYEVDKIIKQTSALLSELTKMTCIVKAPSVHKSFVKSIQLLKVDDVSILCVLVTDNGVIRNTVIKVKSVPISEELIKISKIITERLKNLTIEQINLEVISNLNRALSGYEDIVNAVLPALYESLKGDETSEVFLEGTINIFNYPEYNNIHKAKEILELLHDKKSISELISDSDDMTVKIGDEIFVPEAKECSIISAGYHVGDRSLGTIALIGPRRINYSKVLSIMTEVMKELNETLKNK
- the grpE gene encoding nucleotide exchange factor GrpE, with the protein product MVDNKDFNEELKENIQEELDNETKAENPNIDEEVEEVSEDIKADEKVIDFEELKALKEENTMFKSKTKKLENELEALKDRLLRISAEYENYRKRTDKEKERIYTDACEDVLIKMLPVLDNLERALAVDGTVEDLKKGVEMTVRQFEDALEKLQVEEISTENGFDPELHQAMMVVEQEGAEPNQVAQVFQKGYKRGDKVIRHSMVTVTK
- the dnaK gene encoding molecular chaperone DnaK; translation: MSKIIGIDLGTTNSCVAVMEGGEPVVITNSEGARTTPSVVSFQANGERLVGQVAKRQAITNPDKTIMSIKRHMGTDYKVNIDGKDYTPQEISAMILQKLKADAEAYLGEKVTEAVITVPAYFNDAERQATKDAGRIAGLDVKRIINEPTAASLAYGLDKMDSAHKILVYDLGGGTFDVSILDLGDGVFEVVSTNGDARLGGDDFDQRIIDYIAEDFKAQNGIDLRQDKMALQRLKEAAEKAKIELSSSTQTLINLPFITADATGPKHIDMTLTRAKFNELTHDLVERTINIMKEALKSGNVSLNDIDKVILVGGSTRIPAVQEAVKNFTGKEPSKGVNPDECVAMGAAIQAGVLTGDVKDVLLLDVTPLTLGIETLGGVATPLIERNTTIPARKSQIFSTAADNQTSVEIHVVQGERQMAADNKTLGRFTLSGIAPAPRGIPQIEVAFDIDANGIVKVSATDKATGKEANITITASTNLSDAEIDKAVKEAEQFAEEDKKRKEAIEVKNNAEQTVYQTEKTLNELGDKVSAEEKAEIEAKIEEVKKVKDGDDIEAIKKAMEDLTQAFYKVSEKLYQQNGGAQGQGFDPNNMGGANAGAGATNNNDDNVVDADFEVQDDK